Below is a window of Plasmodium gaboni strain SY75 chromosome 6, whole genome shotgun sequence DNA.
TtattacacatatatatatatatatatatatataatatatataatattattaatatgatacttcatttatttattctttaatatataacccattaatattttataacatagatgaattttttctttttttttgtttctatatataataaaattattttatttcataatattcttataatatatattttttattatacataaggttaaaaaaaaaaaatagtaatattataacaataCATATTCATgtcaaatatatatcttataatacatttttgtattattttgaaagaggtaaatatttatatgaacaaaaaaatttacctcacatataatatatatatatatatatatatttatattattagaaaaaagaaatataaaaatgagaaaaattaagctctttttatttttatttgttatatataaaatattttatattcatatttttataattttaaagTTTTAATCATTTTAAAAGTTCAACATACaattttacaaaatataaaaataaaaaaaataatacacatatatatatatataaatatatatatatatatatatatatatatatatatatttgaggaaaaatatttaaaaaaaataacattttattataatgcAAAAAGAATAAGTCTTccatatatacatatatatattaatatatattaatatatattattctatatatgtgttacattttttatgttaaCCATACAACTTATTgctttatattttacacttaatataaatttggtttattatatataaaaattaacaaaaaaaaaaaaaaaaaaaagacattttttaaaaagatatatatatatatatatatatatatatatatatatatgtatgtatgtatcTTTGTTTATTTGTCCACATGTTCGTTTATCTGATTAGATTGTGACACATTATTGATACTTATtgaatttaataaattacTAGGTAAATATTCCGTATTTATTGTACTTGAATTTGATGTTGATCTCAATTTATctatcatttttttattagaataaaaatcataattattcatttcttttattattttattacttGTATTgttacttttttttatatactGATTACATGTCatatcttcattattattattattattactattattttcattatttatattattatttacatcTTCATGActtaataaattataatatgaatcTTTAAATTGATTATGAGCATTTCTATTTACTACATTATCACTAGAATATTTTTCTGTTTccataaaatataaatgatcTGAATTTTCATATGTAACATTAACATTATCATAACTTCCATTACAATTCttgtaaatattattactatgtattatattttcattcattttatttttattttcacCTACATGTGTAGTACTCTCTATTTCATTATCTCCATTTACCTTATTTgtgttcatattattatctttatgattagtattaatatataaagcctcattttttctattatcatttaatgAGCCATCATTTTGATCATTTGATAAATCATTAACACCATTCAAATTATTTACCATATCATCTTTATTACATGTATATGTTAGAaccatatttttattaataacCTGTAGATCCTTCTTATTTGTTACAATGTTATTTTCTTGCAACATGTTGGAGGTATCACTATTGTTACatgtattattaatatttatatttacattattatgaacatttaataaatctTTGTTATCACCATTTGTTATTCCTttaacattattttttgaatcATCAAAATTATTGGATATTTCcttattatcatttataaGATGATTCATATGTGCGTTATAATATTGTTCTTTGTACATATCACTAGAATTTATATTTGCATatttattactattattattataatagttatttattaaatctgtttgattgttatatatattattagataTGTTAGCACTTCCAATATTGTTATGATTATTCAAAATGTTTGTTTTAACATTTGGATCCATATCATTCATATATCtattatcattaaaatGATCTAATCCAGACATGTTATAAGACATCATATCGGGCCTATTAGATAACGCCTCATCATAACCTctaacatttttatattccaCATTTAGATTATTAGTACcattcatataatttacatTTATTGTATTCATAGgtatataattattcatattatcatatacTGTGTTATTAACACTGTTTTCTATACCAACTACATTCACActgttattattaataatattattattattattattgttgttattattcATGTGTATTAAATCATTTGTGGAATAAGTCATGTTGGatacatataatttctccatgttcatattatttatatccTTTGAACTATTCGAATTActattttcttttataacagatacattattaatatttatattatcattcatattagCTAAACCACTCATTTCgttcttattatttaaatggaccatattattattcatttcaCCTGTTCTGTTCAAGTCGTTCATTCCATTTAGGTTATTATAAGGATTACTCAGATTGgtcatattattattgatatTTCCTACATTATTAGTTACATCATTAAAATGGATTCGATTAAccatattatttgtatctACCATATAATTTGTATCAACCATGTTACATCCATCAATTGCGTCATAAAACTTTTCCACACTATcagaattattattttgatcTATCATTATTGgattcatattatttaaattttgtATACCATTAATGTTAGAATAATTTGTTATgttattattcatatcattATAGTATGGAATATGgttcatattattcttatCTATTACGTTATGTACATCATTCATAGgagatatattattcaaattattattatgatcaGTAATATTAGCAACGTTATTTCTTTGGTTTATCACATCATCTgcattattataatttgaaatattttcataattcATCATACTTTCATAGTTTGCTACATTTTCAAgattttcttttttatttataccTCCATAATTATTCATTGTCTGGACAtcattatatgtatattcCTTACCATCAATCTTTGcattgttcatattttctaagtcaacataataattacaattactattaatattattattcatatcaGAACTAAAGGGTTCCATATGATATATAGgtttataattataagGAATATATTGTCCATTCATTTGTTCCTTTGATGATACcaattctttattattcataatattgTCCTTTTCATTATATGGCACAAGCTGGTAAGGgttactattattattattattattgttattattaccACTActgttgttattattattataattactATTACTATTTGGTATCATATTTTGATCAGTCAATTGTGggatattattattttccatTCCATCCCCTTTATTTACATTCCAACCAACAGCCAAAATATgtaatgaaaataaatttgCGAAATATTTTTGCTGCATTTCAAATTCTTTACGTGAATTTAATGGTACCTCgaaatattcataaaatcTCTGTGATTGATATTCATATGGAACTCTATAACCTCTTGGATTCTCAACAAATTCTATACAATTATTTATGAAACTAGgattattcattttatcaacattataattttctacagattttatattatatgcagaatttatatttgttaaGTTGTTCATATTTACCATATTTGGTATGTTCAtcatattcatattttctGTACTAAgattattaaatgaaagATTTTGCATTTCATTCTTACagtatatattattatttaaataatgacCATCATTATTCAACATATTGTTtgtattcatattattcattatCATATAGTTATTGTTATTCATCATATATCCATTATATTCATTctgtattatattattaccattattattaatattattattatcatcatattgtgatgatttttttttattatatgttttatctattgaatatatatattcatcattatcataaaattttgatgattttattcttcttctttttctacCTTTATTCTCTTCCAAATCTTTTACTTCTCcttcttcattttcatgaggtatatattcttctttaatatatccTGGTTCTATTCTTTCttcataattttctttatcttGTTCATTTCcaatatttttaacattatcatctatatcatttatatcttcgttatcattatttttatattttcctcttccatttttttttcttcttgtTGCTATTACACTTTTTCTTCTTCGTCTTCCTCCGACTAAAGtctcattattatttctattatcatatatattatcattaatattttcacaagtatcctttttatttttacctcttttttcttttgcACACGTAacattataatttatagtataattatcatattcaTCTTCTAACATGTTGCGATTTTTTGAAGATCTAgaattttttcttttttttttctttccATCCAAACTAGATGTAAATGCTGTATAGTTCATACCTTTTTTATCCacatttaaattataattattgttatattcTAACATgttttgtttatatttatttaaagaTGGATCATAATTGTTATTAATAGTTTTATCACCAACTGGTTGACATCCATTTGTGGATGCACCTCCATAAAGATAATCTGAATTTTCCATTttaacaaaattattatttttaacatAGTTCTGATTTCCTTCTTGATCTACTACATATGTTTTTACTAACATACcattgttattattataaagataataataatttttattttgataataattatcaaCACCATCTTCTGCATTTCTCATAGGATACTCATTTGGATTTAAATATTCTCcattcatattatcattcaACATATATTGATAATTCTGTGTATCACCTGTTACATTATCTTGAATAGTATTcgatatattattataattaacaaaatcattattcttattattttttgttattttgtatgcatttttatttgctcttttatttctattacCACTAGCGATATTATTAGCTGAACAGAACATTTCATATTGTTCACTTGGTATATAATAactattttttatattattatttaattgtgtcttcactttttttttattattattattgttattattcatcatcatcatcatcataccattattattattattattattattactattattattattgttgttgttgttgttattgttaatattattattattgttttcATTTGGATAGTTATTACATAATTCACTTTTTACTATATAAGTATTTACTAAtacatcatttttattcatttgtacatttttatcattaatatctatatcattatttatcatatatttatttccattttttGATATCATCGATTTTTCAGTTTTACataaatttctttttctagTCATTCTAGTACTTCTAgttctttttttatcattatatacATCTGTATTGAACAAAAGAtcattattcatattattatgttgTATCATGTTcttcatattattatctaaCATCATCATATTAGACATATTATTTCCCTGATACATTTCATTCATTTGATATTCCATAAGATTCATATTACACATATTAGGgttcatattattactatgatttaaataagaactattattattattattattattattgttatttatCAAATATGTCATGTTTCTTACATTTCCATCTTGTAATTCCATgacattatttatatcattttttttttttcttcttctatAACTTCTTGTTACTTTATGATTCAAAGGACTACTTGGTACTTCTCCTTTGATTGAAAATGTTTTCACaccattattattatctgtattattatcatcGTCTAAACCATTTgttatacattttatatttttattcatataaacATTAATTTTAACAACAGATTTATCAGATCTAGAAAATCTGGTACCTGTTGCTTTATGTAACAATATAGGATTAAAAATACCTTTAATCATACTTTGAGCAAATGTATCAGCTCTTTTTTGAGCTTCATCATTGCCAACTTTTTTACATGACCATCTAGCTTTCATAGGAACGCCATTCTCTAACCATTCCACCCTCCATTCTCTTTCAATTCTATCTCTAATTAATGATACATTATAAACACCTACATTTTCAAAAACACGTACTATAGGTGGTCCTTTATCAGGATATAATTGTTCAAATGTTATTCCAGATTTTAATTTCTCAATTAATTCTTTAGCTCTTAATTTTGCTTTATCATTaccatattttttatatgatattcTCTGTTCTCTAcgaatattattttcatacCATTCAACAACTAGACATCTTTCTATTTTGTCTATTAATATGACTGGTTCTTGACTACCTATATGTTCTctcattttattttgttcttcaTTATTCGCATTATTAACAAATGGAACCATCTGATTACTATTGCTGTTGAAAATGTCGttgttaatattatatgatacactatcattattattattattaataatattattattattattattatttttattatcatattgtatattattactattattattattattgttattgttgttgtattgtatattattattatcatattgcatattattattatcattgTTGCTTGtattgttcatattttcCTTTGATACAGTACCAATATTTTCATCTACTACATCCACATTATTGCTACCATCATCATCCTCgtcatttttttcttcattacTCTTCATTATATTCTCATCAACCGTATATGTACAGGTACTTGtttcttttatattctCATCAATTCCCTTCTCATTATCCTTCTTTAACTTATTACTATCACataatgatttattattcGTATCATCTAATATTATATCAGAAGAACACATATTCTTCTCCATAATATTACCATTTATTCCATCAACATTACAAGAACCAATTACTTCGTTTGATCCCTTAACTAAATTATCATCcattgtttttataaatattattacaatgaaaaaaataaaataataaaatataaaaaaaaaaaaaaaaaaaaaatgaaaaattttAAGTTACTGgttcatttatatttacactctatacataatatatatatatatatatatatatatatatatatataatatgtacatatatcttattgtattttattaatagaGAAAACACTCAAGCACATGTATGcacatataatatatatatatatatatatatatatatatattgtctattaataaatacaagagttgtaatattaagacatatgtaaatttattatacatacatatttttatatttttatagttTCCTTTGATATGCACCTCAGGCTCAAACATAGGACAGgaaacataaaaaatatagataattaaaatataattaaaaataaaattatattacaaaaaaataagactctaaaaataaggaaatactaaaaaaaaaacaacaaaaaaataacaaaaaaaataacaaaaaaaataacaaaaaaataacaaaaaaaaataacaaaaaaacaaacaaataAGAGATAAACAAACTCaagacaaaaaaaaaagcacaagttttttttaacaaaGGAACCTTATATAAGCTGCATTCTTAGAATCccttttatatatattgcACTCTCAAAAaaaacgaaaaaaaaaaaatgcagaaaaaatattttttttacaaacacctacaaaattttaaatatatatatataaaacttataaatatacatatatgcatatgcactcttatacatatataacatagaaccaaaaaaaaaaatacaaaacTAAAAGAAAACCAAACTGCACAAATCAACgggaaaaaatatatatatatatatatatatatacatatatatatatatttgtatgaattatatatgtattcTTTATAATTCACATAATCTGgataattaaatttaaaataaaaatatataaaaataataaattaacaAAAGTATAGCcaaacaaataaaataacaaacTATAAtcaaacaaataaaataacaaacaaattaacaaataaaggtcacaaaaaaaaaaaaaaaaaacaaaatgaaaatacCAAGTAGGAAAAAGAAGTGCAGAGTNNNNNNNNNNNNNNNNNNNNNNNNNNNNNNNNNNNNNNNNNNNNNNNNNNNNNNNNNNNNNNNNNNNNNNNNNNNNNNNNNNNNNNNNNNNNNNNNNNNNNNNNNNNNNNNNNNNNNNNNNNNNNNNNNNNNNNNNNNNNNNNNNNNNNNNNNNNNNNNNNNNNNNNNNNNNNNNNNNNNNNNNNNNNNNNNNNNNNNNNNNNNNNNNNNNNNNNNNNNNNNNNNNNNNNNNNNNNNNNNNNNNNNNNNNNNNNNNNNNNNNNNNNNNNNNNNNNNNNNGTACCAAACTATCGAGTCCCTGATTTGACGGATTGCCAAGTAAATAcgaaaaataaataaaaaatggaatattataaaaataataaaagtaatgTCTCGctacatattttatttaaaaagatGTAGTATCCcaatttattatatattatatattatatttattcttttttttttttttttttaatagtTAAAACCATATGTATCGAAAAAAACACCTTTAATTGTTATGAAAAAACAACTAGGACCAAAAAGAAAAGTTTTAACCTAAAAATGCCCTTggtattatatttcatcattaaaaaaatttattatcatattttaatatatatatatatataaagaaacCTAACAAACTCCTAACTGGTATcatcaaaatatatatataatatatattttatacttaatatatatttttattttattttattttttaattatttacaAAGTTTTCGAAATTtaattgatatatatatgtttatattaaatattgGAAAGGTTAAAATGGAAtacttaatatatatttttattttattttattttttaattatttacaAAGTTTTCGAAATTtaattgatatatatatgtttatattaaatattgGAAAGGTTAAAatggaatatatataaacagaataaaaaaaaaaaaaagtatatatatatatatatatatattatataatatatatgtatacaaaTTATTTATCAGTGCGAAGgttaatttaattttattatatttttataaatatatatatatgtaatcCATTTGATATGCCTActtcatattttttaaagattatatatatatatatatatatatatatatatatgttatatttaaaaagaattaaattataatataaataaatatatttatatatatatattatttcagTATTTAGTTCTAATGTATTTATGTACCTATAActatacatatttttatactaataaatatataacatatatatattaatcctttattattttttatttatttattttatttatttattttatttatttatttattttttttttgtgtttGATGCCAATGAGCCCTCTGAACGCGTCAATAATTCTAACCAACAGTAATAATTACAAAAATGCAGATGACGtatttgaatatttttctcATAAAATTAACGATGTTCATATTTCTTCTTCTGATACACATATACATGAAGAACTGTTAGGGGGGATTCTTTATATCGGTATTATATTAAGAAGAGCACAAAAGTTATCAAGtaatcataaaaatatcttAAACTGGATcgaatattataaaaattgtaatataaatgtagATTTAGTACATgttaatgaaaataaaaatgaagtCTCAACGTtagataataaatttaatcTAATGcaagaaaatttttttcacaaggatattaaaacaattcacagaaaaattatagggaaaaaaaaaataaaatatacagAACAAAATGGACATATAAATAACGGCGAtggtaataatataaatgatgatgataataatataaatgatgatgataataataaaaatgatcatgataataataaaaatgatcatgataataataaaaatgatcatgataataataaaaatgatgatgataataataaaaatgatcatgataataataataatcataatgATAAGGGTgattatgttttttttaatatggATAGAAATGATCAACATCCAAATCATCAATTAGAAAAGCTCTTCTTTGAAAAGGATTCATCTTATCTGGTACATGCCATTATGTATGTTATAGAATTACCACTATCAGTATCACAAAAATATCTTCACAAAAAACTCAACATAAAGGTTCAACTTGTAGAAAGTAAACAAACCgagaaaacaaaaaatcTGCATAATATAATTGACAAAAAAGTTTTAAGcgaattaaaaaatattatgcACGCTCCTTCATCCATACTGAATAATATTCCATGGTCATCCACATTTACGTCGAATATGCTAtacgaaaaaaaaaggagggcaaaaaaaataaagaaacATAATGACAAAATGATGAATAAAGAAAGTCATAGtgatcataataaaaatgaaaatggGGAAAACCAAAATGAACATGATGATAAgaattatgataatatttatagtgatgataataattatgatgatgaggatgattattatgatgatatGTATAGTGATGATAAcaatgataataatatacattataatgatgaggatgataattatgattctaatatttataatgaCTTTTTTTCTAATACATATGATGATGAAAGGAATCATAAAGagaatgaaaaaaaattccCACTAAATGTCAATccttataatatatacaagtcattaaataaatatgatgattatatgtttaaaaagaatataaaaaaaaatacaaaatgtattacattaaataaacaaattataGTAATTAAACctttaaatatacaatgtaaaattatagataattatttatttattcaaattgaaaatataacaaaacataatttaatacatatacatGAACTGTTTTCAAGATCTATTTCCATGaattcaaatatattcccattaaatttatatcCTGAAGATATGTATTCTATTTATTATCCTATCGTTAATTTTGTGCAAATACTTTCTTTGAAAAAcgtaaaaaataaacaaaaaaaaaaagaacaagaaaaaaaaaaaaaaataaaacaaattaaagaacaaaatgatattaCAAGTGTATtagcaaaaaaaaaatatagttTACAATCTGAAATACAAAATACAgataatgattataatgaaaacacaaatgataatataaaggTACATAATGaaacaatatataacaatgttgtagaaaattttaaaaatgatatttattcttataataataattatcatgatgataataataacaatgaGTATACtacattttcatttaataatgataaaactattatttcattatcTATAAAATGGTGTATAGATAATACATCTAATAATTTCATATGGTCACAATATTGTATGGAAGTCGAAGTACCTacacaaaatatatttaatctcgaaatttcttttgttaaagaaataaattattcatCTATTTTAATAGCTATCTTTTCTTTCTTTAATAATCATCATGAAGATATACATTTAATTATAGAAATACAAGACGATAATAATCTCTTAAACAATCATATGCAACATTCActtatttcttttaattcCTCAATCGATGTAGGCATTATACATCCACAACAAAGAAAATCAGTACGTGTCAAAATGCTGGCTATAATGCTGGGACTTCATAATATCCCCTAtgtaaaaattaaagataAACTTACaaacaaatattattttgtagATCTAGGAACCATACTGGTAACAGAATGAAGAATAAAGAgacatatattttttaaaaaatatataaatatgtaattcatatatatatatatatatatatatgtatatatgcatattagtattttttattttttattttttatttttttttggtatCGCGAGGGAAAAGAATATgtaaaaagaaaatttcCCAACAATTTCAAATAAAgaattcatttttaatttcaaagttatatatttttattatattattttaattattatatatatatatatatatatatatatatattttttttgttttgtttgtttttaaaataaaatactttttcataatgaatatatattatttattcatttatatgCTTTGCCTATTTATGTTACACGGcaaacatttttttttttgtaaaaaacatgaaaatataaataaacaaaaggatttgaaaaaaaatgagctaataaataaaataaagatgaaAACAAATGAACTTAGATATATGTTtgataatttatatgtacaaCATAAGAATATACcactttatatatttgttaaggatcataatgaagaaaaaagacatcttttaaaaaatatatttttatatggAAAATTGCATTACCTTCAAGGCTTAAATACGCCTTTCTCCAAATTctatatgttatataagaataagAAACAAATACCCTCAACgttagaaaatataaatataatataatataaataaataaatatatatatttatactaACCAAATAAggatatataataattatttttcttcacATAATAACATACCATTTGtactttctttttttttttttatgtatatataaagaataagATTGCAAAATAAAATACGGGAAGAGAAAAAATTCATAGATAATATGGACAAATCatccaaaaaaaaatacagtaactttatattttataaatatatataataatataatacacTATATAAACAACTATGAACAtaatgcatatatatatatatatatatatatatatatatatttatatatatttattttattattagttaaaaataaaattgaCAAATATACAAATTTGAATATAAACGTCAAGAAGTTATATTCAAACATAGGTTTCTTTAATGaggaaaagaaaattatatatttgaaaagaccttaatttttttttattacatatatatatatatatatatatatatatatatatatacatatatatatttttttttttttactgTACAGAAGGTAAAATTAATTCCTTAGAAAATTTCAAGGACATATAAggtttaaaaaaataaaatacaagaacaaaaacaattattatttattaaatgaatacatatatgttaGTAGGTTCCAACAATTAACACgcaacatatatatatatataattatttaaattgtctcttttttttttttttttggttgtgtttgttttgtttttttttttaaactttttataatttttataaggACATATAAggtttaaaaaaataaaatacaagaacaaaaacaattattatttattaaatgaatacatatatgttaGTAGGTTCCAACAATTAATACgcaacatatatatatatatatatatatatatatatataatgatttaaattgtctcttttttttttttttttggttgtgtttttttgtttttttttttaaactttttataatttttattgCAAAACTGTTTAATTATcttataattaatttaa
It encodes the following:
- a CDS encoding hypothetical protein (conserved Plasmodium protein, unknown function), coding for MNIYYLFIYMLCLFMLHGKHFFFCKKHENINKQKDLKKNELINKIKMKTNELRYMFDNLYVQHKNIPLYIFVKDHNEEKRHLLKNIFLYGKLHYLQGLNTPFSKFYMLYKNKKQIPSTIRLQNKIREEKKFIDNMDKSSKKKYIKNKIDKYTNLNINVKKLYSNIEGKINSLENFKDI
- a CDS encoding hypothetical protein (conserved Plasmodium protein, unknown function) translates to MPMSPLNASIILTNSNNYKNADDVFEYFSHKINDVHISSSDTHIHEELLGGILYIGIILRRAQKLSSNHKNILNWIEYYKNCNINVDLVHVNENKNEVSTLDNKFNLMQENFFHKDIKTIHRKIIGKKKIKYTEQNGHINNGDGNNINDDDNNINDDDNNKNDHDNNKNDHDNNKNDHDNNKNDDDNNKNDHDNNNNHNDKGDYVFFNMDRNDQHPNHQLEKLFFEKDSSYLVHAIMYVIELPLSVSQKYLHKKLNIKVQLVESKQTEKTKNLHNIIDKKVLSELKNIMHAPSSILNNIPWSSTFTSNMLYEKKRRAKKIKKHNDKMMNKESHSDHNKNENGENQNEHDDKNYDNIYSDDNNYDDEDDYYDDMYSDDNNDNNIHYNDEDDNYDSNIYNDFFSNTYDDERNHKENEKKFPLNVNPYNIYKSLNKYDDYMFKKNIKKNTKCITLNKQIIVIKPLNIQCKIIDNYLFIQIENITKHNLIHIHELFSRSISMNSNIFPLNLYPEDMYSIYYPIVNFVQILSLKNVKNKQKKKEQEKKKKIKQIKEQNDITSVLAKKKYSLQSEIQNTDNDYNENTNDNIKVHNETIYNNVVENFKNDIYSYNNNYHDDNNNNEYTTFSFNNDKTIISLSIKWCIDNTSNNFIWSQYCMEVEVPTQNIFNLEISFVKEINYSSILIAIFSFFNNHHEDIHLIIEIQDDNNLLNNHMQHSLISFNSSIDVGIIHPQQRKSVRVKMLAIMLGLHNIPYVKIKDKLTNKYYFVDLGTILVTE